One window of the Macrobrachium nipponense isolate FS-2020 chromosome 22, ASM1510439v2, whole genome shotgun sequence genome contains the following:
- the LOC135198837 gene encoding histone-lysine N-methyltransferase SETD2-like: protein MGFLFFGPDGDLGSAYEHASIKIDILKTLECLPITNKTQLTDSRVLGVVERWSTQSVEVPISGSPPPPPPPRPVGCVLMNVDSDSGKKLSDTSEDSDGEMDAKPVSAAIDSSSVDDISMDSVDVEQEALKGKPSLEGCLAEDDSSDSNLSDEKKSAVEPGEGDTAAAATPQDEVVSRELLILHGSMVELANKLLEQWKDLKEYFRIPKKERIELMKEHEREVEEEIRGLDKDRKEKKARSHAYHNHPFLHPNIWRA, encoded by the exons ATGGGCTTTCTCTTCTTTGGTCCGGATGGTGATTTAGGCTCTGCCTATGAGCATGCTTCCATCAAGATTGAC atactGAAGACACTTGAGTGTTTGCCAATCACCAATAAGACGCAGTTGACTGACAGTCGTGTACTTGGAGTAGTTGAACGATGGAGCACCCAGTCAGTTGAAGTGCCGATCTCCGGttctcccccaccaccaccaccacccagaCCTGTTGGGTGTGTTTTAATGAATGTTGATTCTGATTCTGGGAAGAAATTGAG TGACACGAGTGAGGACTCAGATGGTGAAATGGATGCCAAACCTGTTTCAGCAGCAATAGATTCTTCAAGTGTGGACGACATCAGCATGGACTCCGTTGATGTAGAACAGGAAGCACTGAAGGGTAAACCCAGTTTGGAAGGATGCTTAGCAGAAGATGATAGTAGTGACTCAAATCTCAGTGATGAGAAAAAGAGTGCAGTGGAACCAGGGGAAGGGGATACAGCTGCAGCAGCTACCCCACAGGATGAAGTTGTCTCTCGAGAACTCCTCATCCTTCATGGAAGTATGGTGGAATTAGCTAATAAACTTCTGGAACAGTGGAAGGATTTGAAGGAATACTTCCGCATACCCAAGAAGGAGAGGATTGAATTGATGAAAGAGCACGAGAGGGAAGTCGAGGAAGAAATCAGGGGACTAGACAAGGATCGAAAAGAGAAGAAAGCAA